A window of Oncorhynchus tshawytscha isolate Ot180627B linkage group LG10, Otsh_v2.0, whole genome shotgun sequence contains these coding sequences:
- the LOC112260401 gene encoding protein FAM131A-like isoform X3, whose amino-acid sequence MWLTFRGGERGGRQREEVKFQEADMIPKSRKSSDMRKAVSIQEIAALARSSLNGISQAMKDHVTKPTSLQGGRVAHLIEWKGWPKPTDSPTDTLHTHFNSYCHLTEGEQEARFAAGVAEQFAIAEAKLKAWASVDDDDEEEADKEFLQNNRNTLTLSTRSGVLTLCSSLRHRNVQSRAQSVIPG is encoded by the exons ATGTGGTTGACTTTTcgtggaggagaaagaggggggcgACAACGAGAGGAG GTAAAATTTCAGGAAGCTGACATGATCCCCAAGTCAAGAAAATCTTCAGACATGAGAAAGGCAGTCAGCATCCAGGAGATTGCTGCTCTGGCCAGATCCTCTTTAAATG gcataTCCCAGGCGATGAAGGACCATGTGACCAAGCCCACGTCCCTGCAGGGTGGCAGGGTCGCCCACCTCATAGAGTGGAAGGGTTGGCCCAAACCCACAGACTCCCCCACggacaccctccacacacacttcaactCCTACTGCCACCTCACTGAGGGGGAACAGGAGGCGCGCTTCGCTGCAG GAGTGGCAGAGCAGTTTGCTATCGCTGAGGCAAAGCTGAAAGCCTGGGCTTctgtggatgatgatgatgaggaggaagcTGACAAAGAGTTTCTCCAGAACAACagaaacacactcacactctctaccCGCTCAG GTGTTCTGACTCTTTGCTCCTCCCTCAGACACCGCAACGTCCAATCACGAGCCCAGAGTGTCATTCCAGGCTGA
- the LOC112260401 gene encoding protein FAM131A-like isoform X1, translating to MWLTFRGGERGGRQREEVKFQEADMIPKSRKSSDMRKAVSIQEIAALARSSLNGISQAMKDHVTKPTSLQGGRVAHLIEWKGWPKPTDSPTDTLHTHFNSYCHLTEGEQEARFAAGVAEQFAIAEAKLKAWASVDDDDEEEADKEFLQNNRNTLTLSTRSDTATSNHEPRVSFQAEIGSIKVPPSISSTIPVGSSSNSLHCDRPTSKNDPAPQQNDRPILESDRASPFPREGELVDGEDQPVPQLETGGGVCIVHKPDWRPRLRSSRFDSCYSTSHSESLGEEEEEDEEGSVFQEGREWHSCQSQRSFFSDRGSSGVASFDEEE from the exons ATGTGGTTGACTTTTcgtggaggagaaagaggggggcgACAACGAGAGGAG GTAAAATTTCAGGAAGCTGACATGATCCCCAAGTCAAGAAAATCTTCAGACATGAGAAAGGCAGTCAGCATCCAGGAGATTGCTGCTCTGGCCAGATCCTCTTTAAATG gcataTCCCAGGCGATGAAGGACCATGTGACCAAGCCCACGTCCCTGCAGGGTGGCAGGGTCGCCCACCTCATAGAGTGGAAGGGTTGGCCCAAACCCACAGACTCCCCCACggacaccctccacacacacttcaactCCTACTGCCACCTCACTGAGGGGGAACAGGAGGCGCGCTTCGCTGCAG GAGTGGCAGAGCAGTTTGCTATCGCTGAGGCAAAGCTGAAAGCCTGGGCTTctgtggatgatgatgatgaggaggaagcTGACAAAGAGTTTCTCCAGAACAACagaaacacactcacactctctaccCGCTCAG ACACCGCAACGTCCAATCACGAGCCCAGAGTGTCATTCCAGGCTGAGATTGGCAGCATTAAAGTTCCACCCTCTATCAGCTCAACCATTCCCGTTGGCTCTAGCAGCAACAGCCTGCACTGTGATAGGCCCACATCTAAGAATGACCCAGCTCCACAGCAAAACGACCGGCCTATTCTAGAGAGTGACCGGGCTAGCCCATTCCCCAGAGAGGGGGAACTAGTGGATGGCGAGGATCAGCCTGTACCACAGCTAGAGACCGGTGGGGGTGTCTGTATCGTCCACAAGCCTGACTGGAGGCCGAGGCTCAGAAGCAGTAGGTTTGACTCCTGCTATTCAACCTCTCACTCTGAGTCtcttggagaggaggaagaggaagacgaaGAAGGGAGTGTGTTTCAGGAAGGTAGAGAGTGGCACTCCTGCCAGAGCCAGAGAAGCTTCTTCTCCGACAGAGGCTCGTCGGGAGTGGCGTCATTCGATGAGGAAGAGTAG
- the LOC112260401 gene encoding protein FAM131A-like isoform X2 has translation MIPKSRKSSDMRKAVSIQEIAALARSSLNGISQAMKDHVTKPTSLQGGRVAHLIEWKGWPKPTDSPTDTLHTHFNSYCHLTEGEQEARFAAGVAEQFAIAEAKLKAWASVDDDDEEEADKEFLQNNRNTLTLSTRSDTATSNHEPRVSFQAEIGSIKVPPSISSTIPVGSSSNSLHCDRPTSKNDPAPQQNDRPILESDRASPFPREGELVDGEDQPVPQLETGGGVCIVHKPDWRPRLRSSRFDSCYSTSHSESLGEEEEEDEEGSVFQEGREWHSCQSQRSFFSDRGSSGVASFDEEE, from the exons ATGATCCCCAAGTCAAGAAAATCTTCAGACATGAGAAAGGCAGTCAGCATCCAGGAGATTGCTGCTCTGGCCAGATCCTCTTTAAATG gcataTCCCAGGCGATGAAGGACCATGTGACCAAGCCCACGTCCCTGCAGGGTGGCAGGGTCGCCCACCTCATAGAGTGGAAGGGTTGGCCCAAACCCACAGACTCCCCCACggacaccctccacacacacttcaactCCTACTGCCACCTCACTGAGGGGGAACAGGAGGCGCGCTTCGCTGCAG GAGTGGCAGAGCAGTTTGCTATCGCTGAGGCAAAGCTGAAAGCCTGGGCTTctgtggatgatgatgatgaggaggaagcTGACAAAGAGTTTCTCCAGAACAACagaaacacactcacactctctaccCGCTCAG ACACCGCAACGTCCAATCACGAGCCCAGAGTGTCATTCCAGGCTGAGATTGGCAGCATTAAAGTTCCACCCTCTATCAGCTCAACCATTCCCGTTGGCTCTAGCAGCAACAGCCTGCACTGTGATAGGCCCACATCTAAGAATGACCCAGCTCCACAGCAAAACGACCGGCCTATTCTAGAGAGTGACCGGGCTAGCCCATTCCCCAGAGAGGGGGAACTAGTGGATGGCGAGGATCAGCCTGTACCACAGCTAGAGACCGGTGGGGGTGTCTGTATCGTCCACAAGCCTGACTGGAGGCCGAGGCTCAGAAGCAGTAGGTTTGACTCCTGCTATTCAACCTCTCACTCTGAGTCtcttggagaggaggaagaggaagacgaaGAAGGGAGTGTGTTTCAGGAAGGTAGAGAGTGGCACTCCTGCCAGAGCCAGAGAAGCTTCTTCTCCGACAGAGGCTCGTCGGGAGTGGCGTCATTCGATGAGGAAGAGTAG